From a single Ktedonobacterales bacterium genomic region:
- a CDS encoding MBL fold metallo-hydrolase — translation MANEADLPAASLAEAHILFEGYASQRVASTVGFVRDGDARVIIDPGMTPSPRVILDPLAALGVTPESITDVVFSHHHPDHTLNAALFPNARFHDHWAIYKDDIWESRPAEGFLLSPSIRLIETPGHSPQDITTLVGTSTGIFAFTHLWWHARGPAEDPRATDLAALHRGRERVLQLATIIVPGHGSPFTPGPETPR, via the coding sequence ATGGCGAATGAAGCTGATCTGCCAGCGGCTTCGCTGGCTGAGGCGCATATTCTCTTCGAGGGCTATGCCAGCCAGCGCGTCGCGTCTACGGTTGGGTTTGTGCGCGATGGGGACGCGCGCGTGATTATTGATCCGGGGATGACGCCTTCGCCCCGTGTCATACTCGATCCGCTGGCGGCGCTGGGCGTGACACCGGAATCAATTACCGATGTGGTCTTTTCGCATCATCACCCCGATCACACGCTCAACGCCGCGTTGTTTCCCAATGCCCGTTTTCACGACCACTGGGCCATCTATAAAGATGACATTTGGGAGAGCCGCCCGGCGGAGGGCTTTCTGCTCTCCCCTTCGATTCGGTTGATCGAGACGCCCGGCCATTCGCCCCAGGATATTACGACGCTGGTAGGGACCAGCACGGGCATCTTCGCGTTTACCCATCTCTGGTGGCACGCGCGCGGGCCTGCCGAAGACCCACGCGCTACTGATCTGGCCGCTTTGCACCGGGGGCGCGAGCGGGTGCTGCAACTGGCAACCATTATTGTTCCTGGGCATGGCAGCCCGTTTACACCTGGCCCGGAGACGCCCCGCTGA
- a CDS encoding CopG family antitoxin: MSEQQIEQGRRKSVIPTFQSLEEEAEWWDTHDTGATEYEGEFQPVKVRVTHGLSENVQVRFDAKVNRELERYAKERGVKKSTLIRMWVLERLHEEEQHSPTR, translated from the coding sequence ATGAGCGAACAGCAGATCGAACAAGGCAGGCGGAAAAGCGTGATTCCTACATTTCAAAGCCTTGAAGAAGAGGCAGAATGGTGGGATACCCACGATACCGGCGCGACAGAATATGAAGGCGAGTTTCAGCCCGTGAAGGTTCGTGTCACACATGGCCTCTCGGAGAATGTGCAGGTCCGTTTTGATGCAAAAGTCAACCGGGAGCTTGAGCGTTACGCAAAAGAGCGGGGCGTAAAGAAGTCAACCCTTATCCGCATGTGGGTGCTTGAGCGATTGCACGAAGAAGAGCAGCACTCACCAACCAGATAA